From a region of the Triticum aestivum cultivar Chinese Spring chromosome 7D, IWGSC CS RefSeq v2.1, whole genome shotgun sequence genome:
- the LOC123166775 gene encoding uncharacterized protein isoform X1, with protein sequence MPEPQAILPLRALPPDAPLPFPPPFHHQTPATPASTATATATANASATPTPPPATPPNPTPPPVTHPHSSSSTRPPHPWEIAARAWLESFPDGRPPTEPEVDAYIDAHRPELPSLPRSQLHQRLLALRGDQVLDPDQSAFPYRFQRTDLWKPVYQWLETLEMDSLVTSKQISDWLASNPQVMDRLVEKHSKYHLIHYSQRMHLKLLKKRGKLPKTLQLSAARATFQPSAVPVAPPESVATLPKSLPPATGGFPGGNASISPGGSANRSPGVSASRLPGGSTPVKDKNMSLSKKKEALFKYELLTDLQNQLTSVMLKHCCTVAIKDTDSLYMDIQKPETNILCIHEGATTANTSNPADVPKIYVNEQPNAGGVVESEFGQKRKRNPIIVTPAWCYSEAATGTSEREQNSSSYSDGVRSFNIWKGHVNPSSPQRSIKKNLLFCLEGREIGSNWSQVCSYGGYAGRNRERWTPFLEGWNSPAVQFEGPAVQAVRKSYLSWNATSCAYTSSAPSAQPHDRVWISQMPGVRKVLDVKFHPEGLPQLVSCSNEAPNELLLFNLLSGRAIQLRGHNTKIQSTSFAVKGASVVSCGSNLLKVWDCITGSCLYTLGGDDQNSVGHTQKINAMAVNKWQSCLVVTSGAKGDGKLLLWNALRGELASDLNSNLRSQDMVYPSIDTMEFCSENLLACGSDCDYGGSAVVQLWDIESPESYLSFSASDSYITSLKINPAGNTIITGSGDGTIGLFDIRACSAINHLSVGSGSEVTSVSFSNCGTYFSASSTSNNTLVWDTRLVPLSHTRDVLRSKDMRFFRPLHCLSHGKQMPTAEYTSQLPGHVDEGDQGVNATQWLHNQPVLVTASGDGSVGMWDVTLGKPCVRHIVTHNRCANAVAVAPNDEYISTGGSDQKVVLYHNRNGCAHLNWRLTYPLPGTD encoded by the exons ATGCCGGAACCGCAGGCCATCCTCCCGCTCCGCGCGCTGCCGCCGGACGCGCCGCTCCCCTTCCCCCCGCCGTTCCACCACCAGACCCCCGCCACCCCCGcctccacggccacggccacggccacggccaacGCCAGCGCCACCCCGACCCCTCCCCCGGCCACGCCCCCGAACCCGACCCCTCCCCCGGTCACGCATCCCCACTCCTCGTCCTCCACGCGGCCGCCGCACCCATGGGAGATCGCCGCGCGCGCCTGGCTCGAGTCCTTCCCCGACGGCCGCCCTCCCACCGAGCCCGAGGTCGACGCCTACATCGACGCCCACCGCCCCGAGCTCCCGTCCCTCCCCCGCTCCCAGCTCcaccagcgcctcctcgcgctccGCGGCGACCAG GTTTTAGATCCAGACCAAAGTGCATTCCCATACAGGTTCCAGCGAACTGATCTATGGAAGCCTGTGTATCAGTGGTTGGAAACTCTTGAGATGGACTCGCTAGTTACATCAAAGCAGATATCGGACTGGCTTGCATCGAACCCACAGGTGATGGATAGGCTGGTTGAGAAGCATTCCAAGTATCATCTGATACACTACAGCCAGCGGATGCACTTGAAATTGCTCAAGAAGAGAGGGAAGTTGCCAAAG ACTCTACAACTTTCTGCGGCTAGAGCCACATTCCAGCCAAGTGCTGTTCCAGTTGCCCCACCAGAAAGTGTGGCGACCTTACCGAAATCTCTACCTCCGGCGACAG GTGGATTTCCAGGTGGCAATGCAAGCATATCTCCAGGTGGCAGTGCAAACAGATCTCCAGGTGTCAGTGCAAGCAGACTTCCAGGTGGCAGTACACCAGTAAAGGACAAAAATATGTCTTTGTCCAAAAAGAAAGAAGCTCTCTTCAAATATGAACT TTTGACAGATTTGCAGAATCAATTGACCAGTGTGATGTTAAAGCACTGTTGTACTGTCGCCATTAAAGATACAGATTCACTGTATATGGATATTCAAAAGCCAGAGACCAACATATTGTGTATACACGAAGGGGCAACTACTGCAAACACATCAAACCCTGCAGATGTGCCAAAGATTTATGTCAATGAGCAGCCGAACGCAGGGGGAGTAGTGGAGAGTGAATTTGGCCAAAAGAGAAAGAGAAACCCAATCATTGTTACACCAGCGTGGTGTTACAGTGAAGCTGCAACAG GAACGTCAGAGCGTGAACAGAATTCTAGTTCATATAGTGATGGTGTGAGAAGTTTTAATATATGGAAGGGACATGTTAATCCATCGTCTCCACAGAGATCTATAAAGAAAAATCTATTGTTCTGCCTAGAGGGGCGTGAAATCGGTAGCAACTGGTCTCAAGTTTGTTCTTATGGAGGTTATGCTGGAAGGAACCGTGAAAGATGGACCCCATTTCTTGAAG GATGGAATTCACCCGCAGTTCAGTTTGAAGGGCCTGCGGTACAAGCTGTAAGAAAAAGTTACCTATCTTGGAATGCAACTTCATGTGCTTATACATCAAGTGCTCCTTCTGCTCAGCCTCATGACAGGGTATGGATCTCTCAAATGCCTG GTGTACGCAAAGTTCTTGATGTAAAATTTCACCCAGAAGGGTTGCCCCAGCTTGTTTCTTGCTCTAATGAG GCACCAAATGAATTATTGCTTTTCAATCTTCTTTCTGGGAGGGCTATTCAACTTAGAGGCCACAATACTAAG ATCCAGTCAACCTCATTTGCAGTTAAAGGAGCAAGCGTTGTATCTTGTGGTTCTAATTTACTGAAG GTATGGGACTGCATAACGGGCTCTTGCCTCTACACCCTGGGTGGCGATGACCAAAATTCAGTGGGGCATACTCAAAAAATCAATGCTATGGCAGTGAATAAGTGGCAGTCCT GTCTGGTTGTCACTAGTGGAGCAAAAGGTGATGGGAAGCTTCTACTATGGAATGCTCTGAGAGGTGAACTCGCTTCTGATCTGAATTCAAACCTGAG GTCACAGGATATGGTGTATCCTTCGATTGATACAATGGAGTTCTGTAGCGAGAATCTTCTGGCGTGTGGAAGTGACTGTGATTATGGTGGCTCAGCTGTGGTACAACTATGGGATATTGAGTCTCCAGAATCTTACTTATCTTTCTCTGCAAGCGATTCG TATATTACTTCCCTTAAAATCAATCCTGCTGGCAACACTATCATTACAG GTTCTGGTGATGGGACTATTGGTTTATTTGACATCCGTGCTTGTTCTGCAATTAATCATTTGTCGGTGGGGTCTGGTTCTGAG GTTACATCTGTTTCATTTAGCAACTGTGGTACCTATTTTTCTGCCTCTAGCACATCAAATAATACTTTGGTTTGGGATACAAGACTAGTTCCACTAAGTCACACCAGGGATGTTTTGCGAAGCAAAGACATGCGTTTTTTCCGGCCTTTACATTGTTTGAGCCATGGCAAGCAGATGCCAACTGCAGAATATACGAGCCAACTACCAGG TCATGTCGACGAGGGTGATCAGGGGGTAAACGCCACACAGTGGTTGCATAATCAACCTGTCCTTGTTACTGCAAGCGGTGATGGCAG CGTTGGAATGTGGGATGTTACTCTAGGCAAGCCTTGTGTCAGACATATCGTCACTCATAATCGATGTGCCAACGCT GTTGCTGTAGCCCCCAATGATGAATACATCTCCACAGGAGGAAGCGACCAAAAAGTT GTTTTGTATCATAATAGAAATGGGTGTGCACATCTTAATTGGCGTCTTACGTACCCTCTGCCTGGAACTGATTAA
- the LOC123166775 gene encoding uncharacterized protein isoform X2 yields the protein MPEPQAILPLRALPPDAPLPFPPPFHHQTPATPASTATATATANASATPTPPPATPPNPTPPPVTHPHSSSSTRPPHPWEIAARAWLESFPDGRPPTEPEVDAYIDAHRPELPSLPRSQLHQRLLALRGDQVLDPDQSAFPYRFQRTDLWKPVYQWLETLEMDSLVTSKQISDWLASNPQVMDRLVEKHSKYHLIHYSQRMHLKLLKKRGKLPKTLQLSAARATFQPSAVPVAPPESVATLPKSLPPATGGFPGGNASISPGGSANRSPGVSASRLPGGSTPVKDKNMSLSKKKEALFKYELLTDLQNQLTSVMLKHCCTVAIKDTDSLYMDIQKPETNILCIHEGATTANTSNPADVPKIYVNEQPNAGGVVESEFGQKRKRNPIIVTPAWCYSEAATGTSEREQNSSSYSDGVRSFNIWKGHVNPSSPQRSIKKNLLFCLEGREIGSNWSQVCSYGGYAGRNRERWTPFLEGWNSPAVQFEGPAVQAVRKSYLSWNATSCAYTSSAPSAQPHDRQGVRKVLDVKFHPEGLPQLVSCSNEAPNELLLFNLLSGRAIQLRGHNTKIQSTSFAVKGASVVSCGSNLLKVWDCITGSCLYTLGGDDQNSVGHTQKINAMAVNKWQSCLVVTSGAKGDGKLLLWNALRGELASDLNSNLRSQDMVYPSIDTMEFCSENLLACGSDCDYGGSAVVQLWDIESPESYLSFSASDSYITSLKINPAGNTIITGSGDGTIGLFDIRACSAINHLSVGSGSEVTSVSFSNCGTYFSASSTSNNTLVWDTRLVPLSHTRDVLRSKDMRFFRPLHCLSHGKQMPTAEYTSQLPGHVDEGDQGVNATQWLHNQPVLVTASGDGSVGMWDVTLGKPCVRHIVTHNRCANAVAVAPNDEYISTGGSDQKVVLYHNRNGCAHLNWRLTYPLPGTD from the exons ATGCCGGAACCGCAGGCCATCCTCCCGCTCCGCGCGCTGCCGCCGGACGCGCCGCTCCCCTTCCCCCCGCCGTTCCACCACCAGACCCCCGCCACCCCCGcctccacggccacggccacggccacggccaacGCCAGCGCCACCCCGACCCCTCCCCCGGCCACGCCCCCGAACCCGACCCCTCCCCCGGTCACGCATCCCCACTCCTCGTCCTCCACGCGGCCGCCGCACCCATGGGAGATCGCCGCGCGCGCCTGGCTCGAGTCCTTCCCCGACGGCCGCCCTCCCACCGAGCCCGAGGTCGACGCCTACATCGACGCCCACCGCCCCGAGCTCCCGTCCCTCCCCCGCTCCCAGCTCcaccagcgcctcctcgcgctccGCGGCGACCAG GTTTTAGATCCAGACCAAAGTGCATTCCCATACAGGTTCCAGCGAACTGATCTATGGAAGCCTGTGTATCAGTGGTTGGAAACTCTTGAGATGGACTCGCTAGTTACATCAAAGCAGATATCGGACTGGCTTGCATCGAACCCACAGGTGATGGATAGGCTGGTTGAGAAGCATTCCAAGTATCATCTGATACACTACAGCCAGCGGATGCACTTGAAATTGCTCAAGAAGAGAGGGAAGTTGCCAAAG ACTCTACAACTTTCTGCGGCTAGAGCCACATTCCAGCCAAGTGCTGTTCCAGTTGCCCCACCAGAAAGTGTGGCGACCTTACCGAAATCTCTACCTCCGGCGACAG GTGGATTTCCAGGTGGCAATGCAAGCATATCTCCAGGTGGCAGTGCAAACAGATCTCCAGGTGTCAGTGCAAGCAGACTTCCAGGTGGCAGTACACCAGTAAAGGACAAAAATATGTCTTTGTCCAAAAAGAAAGAAGCTCTCTTCAAATATGAACT TTTGACAGATTTGCAGAATCAATTGACCAGTGTGATGTTAAAGCACTGTTGTACTGTCGCCATTAAAGATACAGATTCACTGTATATGGATATTCAAAAGCCAGAGACCAACATATTGTGTATACACGAAGGGGCAACTACTGCAAACACATCAAACCCTGCAGATGTGCCAAAGATTTATGTCAATGAGCAGCCGAACGCAGGGGGAGTAGTGGAGAGTGAATTTGGCCAAAAGAGAAAGAGAAACCCAATCATTGTTACACCAGCGTGGTGTTACAGTGAAGCTGCAACAG GAACGTCAGAGCGTGAACAGAATTCTAGTTCATATAGTGATGGTGTGAGAAGTTTTAATATATGGAAGGGACATGTTAATCCATCGTCTCCACAGAGATCTATAAAGAAAAATCTATTGTTCTGCCTAGAGGGGCGTGAAATCGGTAGCAACTGGTCTCAAGTTTGTTCTTATGGAGGTTATGCTGGAAGGAACCGTGAAAGATGGACCCCATTTCTTGAAG GATGGAATTCACCCGCAGTTCAGTTTGAAGGGCCTGCGGTACAAGCTGTAAGAAAAAGTTACCTATCTTGGAATGCAACTTCATGTGCTTATACATCAAGTGCTCCTTCTGCTCAGCCTCATGACAGG CAAGGTGTACGCAAAGTTCTTGATGTAAAATTTCACCCAGAAGGGTTGCCCCAGCTTGTTTCTTGCTCTAATGAG GCACCAAATGAATTATTGCTTTTCAATCTTCTTTCTGGGAGGGCTATTCAACTTAGAGGCCACAATACTAAG ATCCAGTCAACCTCATTTGCAGTTAAAGGAGCAAGCGTTGTATCTTGTGGTTCTAATTTACTGAAG GTATGGGACTGCATAACGGGCTCTTGCCTCTACACCCTGGGTGGCGATGACCAAAATTCAGTGGGGCATACTCAAAAAATCAATGCTATGGCAGTGAATAAGTGGCAGTCCT GTCTGGTTGTCACTAGTGGAGCAAAAGGTGATGGGAAGCTTCTACTATGGAATGCTCTGAGAGGTGAACTCGCTTCTGATCTGAATTCAAACCTGAG GTCACAGGATATGGTGTATCCTTCGATTGATACAATGGAGTTCTGTAGCGAGAATCTTCTGGCGTGTGGAAGTGACTGTGATTATGGTGGCTCAGCTGTGGTACAACTATGGGATATTGAGTCTCCAGAATCTTACTTATCTTTCTCTGCAAGCGATTCG TATATTACTTCCCTTAAAATCAATCCTGCTGGCAACACTATCATTACAG GTTCTGGTGATGGGACTATTGGTTTATTTGACATCCGTGCTTGTTCTGCAATTAATCATTTGTCGGTGGGGTCTGGTTCTGAG GTTACATCTGTTTCATTTAGCAACTGTGGTACCTATTTTTCTGCCTCTAGCACATCAAATAATACTTTGGTTTGGGATACAAGACTAGTTCCACTAAGTCACACCAGGGATGTTTTGCGAAGCAAAGACATGCGTTTTTTCCGGCCTTTACATTGTTTGAGCCATGGCAAGCAGATGCCAACTGCAGAATATACGAGCCAACTACCAGG TCATGTCGACGAGGGTGATCAGGGGGTAAACGCCACACAGTGGTTGCATAATCAACCTGTCCTTGTTACTGCAAGCGGTGATGGCAG CGTTGGAATGTGGGATGTTACTCTAGGCAAGCCTTGTGTCAGACATATCGTCACTCATAATCGATGTGCCAACGCT GTTGCTGTAGCCCCCAATGATGAATACATCTCCACAGGAGGAAGCGACCAAAAAGTT GTTTTGTATCATAATAGAAATGGGTGTGCACATCTTAATTGGCGTCTTACGTACCCTCTGCCTGGAACTGATTAA
- the LOC123166777 gene encoding 65-kDa microtubule-associated protein 8, with amino-acid sequence MGSLRTAGTAQRLALPESSSTYLLQELKMIWDEVGQEENERERILEELEQECQEVYRRKVNSANMLRIQLHQSLAESEAEFTNLLLSLGERSFPGRPEKMNGTLKEQLNSITPALQEMQMKKEARLKQFTEVQTEVQRIASEIAGRSENEVVTVNEDDLSLKKLEEHQSELQRLKREKGDRLCKVEEYKVLICNFAKIMGMDPSNVLASVHPSLLIGANEQQKKNISDDILNKLNTMVQQLKEEKNHRLEKLHSLGKALTNLWNILDTTMEERQPYGQINIFSLTSANGMLGPGSLRLEKIQQIESEVHRLDQLKASKMKELFIKKKAEIEEICKISHMDVPYQTEMDNIMELIMSGDVDHDNLLKTMDGYIYKTKEEATSRKEIMDKVEKWITSCDEERWLEEYSRDERRYSVSRGAHRHLKRAERARIIANKIPGLVELLIEKTEIWEHGRKKIFYYDELPLLEMLKQYMLTLKEKEEERCRQRENKKVQTQLVKRNENSFISRPNTGCSRPSSRGFNTSHRSTSFSSHRVSSVDQQPISDNSAEKDMHIRKVRDRSMQSKVGNNRSCTVHDEDKTSGVSTKQGLSSI; translated from the exons ATGGGGTCACTCAGGACGGCTGGCACAGCTCAGCGCCTGGCTCTGCCGGAGTCCTCGTCTACATACTTGCTTCAAGAACTAAAG ATGATATGGGACGAGGTTGGACAAGAGGAAAATGAGAGGGAAAGAATACTGGAAGAGCTAGAGCAAGAGTGCCAGGAAGTTTACAGGAGAAAAGTAAATAGTGCTAATATGTTGCGGATTCAACTGCATCAATCATTGGCTGAATCTGAAGCAGAATTTACCAACCTACTTCTTTCCCTTGGAGAAAGATCATTCCCAGGCCGA CCTGAGAAAATGAATGGCACTCTAAAGGAGCAGCTGAATTCCATCACACCAGCCCTGCAAGAAATGCAAATGAAAAAAGAAGCCAGACTAAAACAGTTCACAGAGGTTCAGACTGAAGTACAGAGAATCGCCTCCGAAATAGCAGGACGCTCGGAGAATGAAGTTGTCACAGTAAATGAAGATGATTTGTCGCTCAAGAAACTTGAGGAGCACCAAAGTGAGCTGCAACGACTTAAAAGAGAAAAG GGCGATCGCCTATGCAAAGTTGAAGAGTATAAAGTTCTAATTTGCAATTTCGCAAAGATTATGGGGATGGATCCCTCAAACGTTCTTGCAAGTGTTCACCCCAGCTTGCTAATTGGAGCAAATGAACAACAGAAAAAGAACATCAGTGACGACATCCTTAACAAGCTCAATACTATGGTCCAGCAGCTTAAAGAAGAGAAGAACCACAGATTGGAAAAG CTCCACAGCCTTGGAAAAGCCTTGACAAACTTATGGAATATACTAGATACTACGATGGAGGAACGCCAGCCGTACGGGCAAATTAATATATTTTCATTGACTTCAGCCAATGGTATGCTAGGTCCTGGAAGTCTAAGACTAGAGAAAATTCAGCAG ATTGAATCTGAAGTTCACCGACTAGATCAGTTAAAAGCAAGCAAAATGAAAGAGCTATTCATCAAAAAGAAAGCTGAGATTGAGGAAATTTGCAAGATATCCCACATGGATGTGCCTTACCAGACAGAAATGGACAACATAATGGAACTGATAATGTCAG GAGATGTGGACCACGATAATCTACTTAAGACAATGGATGGATATATATAcaaaacaaaagaggaggccacaagccgTAAAGAAATAATGGACAAAGTCGAAAAATGGATCACTTCATGTGATGAGGAGCGGTGGCTAGAAGAATACAGCAGG GATGAGAGAAGGTACTCAGTAAGCAGAGGAGCCCACAGGCACTTGAAACGCGCGGAACGTGCTAGAATTATAGCAAACAAAATTCCAG GCTTGGTAGAGCTTCTAATTGAAAAGACAGAGATCTGGGAACATGGGAGAAAAAAGATATTCTACTACGATGAG CTTCCCCTTTTGGAAATGCTGAAACAGTACATGTTAACACTGAAGGAAAAGGAAGAAGAGAGATGCAGGCAACGG GAGAATAAAAAGGTACAGACTCAACTTGTAAAGAGGAATGAAAATTCATTTATATCAAGGCCCAACACAGGCTGCAGTCGTCCATCCAGCAGAGGCTTCAATACCAGCCATCGCTCTACCTCCTTTTCAAGCCACAGAGTTTCTTCTGTAGATCAACAACCTATTTCAGATAACTCAGCTGAAAAAGATATGCATATAAGAAAAGTTAGGGACAGAAGTATGCAGAGTAAGGTGGGGAATAACAGAAGCTGTACAGTCCATGATGAAGATAAAACATCAGGGGTCTCCACAAAACAAGGCCTTTCATCAATTTAA